In Thermococcus camini, a genomic segment contains:
- a CDS encoding DUF4932 domain-containing protein: MERLWALIILTLFIGAAAPQVTGYDVTGKVSVEISPNSELLSVVYYLAFGRSDPFVIDRGGYLDEVDSYFAPYRNHRAVQMLREHLEKAASISERDLRLFYTEYYLLLCTEPPELQPWGNIDDPWTLDFIEALRDFARESDFMAFYRTHQNYYREDLGIYTNALSLLPPDEFLSRYTDVSNVRFEFLHPFLVAIHGHSFNPVRDGVQIYGAGGMVPLVRRDPQRTAWSYKTARDTMFGLPLNRDYVNNTGLDELIYLGFVYHELGHDITLPGLYANYGDTYSLAYLEEAIEEDMPYLARYDIHFWDRTGMIYEGFADGWLDFALSNVDPDYAALAVWLQRAWGEFWIDEVLQLYGKYAAMSVGNSVPIDDYVDEMLVDLRTMIPPENAGKIYSERVPVTPLRAFDRGAVTGKVVVVYGTQNPDPKGTEYDRETAELIAENLRIFYSQWNGTVEVSIKADVNVTDEDLGSNLVLVGGPYSNSLVDELDEDFPLRFVPVGDGHWVLEKNPGQEVYSYVLTENDEDPVIAGELGNITGTAVIMAVMNPYNPGNYIVWVAGENRNLTALFQNPTYYLSSYEIWSEKGIEIGFYVQPLASP, translated from the coding sequence ATGGAGCGACTGTGGGCTTTAATAATCCTCACGCTCTTCATCGGAGCGGCCGCACCGCAGGTGACCGGCTACGATGTGACCGGAAAGGTGAGCGTCGAGATAAGTCCCAACTCGGAGCTGCTGAGCGTGGTTTACTACCTTGCCTTTGGACGGAGCGACCCCTTTGTCATAGACCGTGGCGGTTATCTCGATGAGGTTGATTCGTACTTTGCCCCCTACAGGAACCACCGCGCGGTTCAGATGCTTCGAGAACACCTTGAAAAGGCCGCTTCCATCTCGGAGAGGGACCTTAGACTGTTCTACACAGAATACTACCTCCTTCTCTGCACAGAACCTCCTGAGCTCCAGCCCTGGGGGAACATCGACGACCCCTGGACCCTCGACTTCATCGAGGCCCTTAGGGACTTCGCCAGGGAGAGCGACTTCATGGCCTTTTACAGAACCCATCAGAATTACTACCGAGAAGACCTCGGGATATACACGAACGCGCTCTCGCTCCTGCCACCGGACGAGTTCCTGAGCAGGTACACCGACGTTTCTAACGTTCGCTTCGAGTTCCTGCACCCGTTCCTGGTGGCAATACACGGCCACAGCTTCAACCCCGTCAGGGACGGCGTCCAGATATACGGGGCCGGGGGAATGGTGCCGCTCGTGAGACGCGACCCCCAGAGGACGGCCTGGAGCTACAAGACCGCTAGAGACACGATGTTCGGCCTGCCCCTCAACAGGGACTACGTGAACAACACGGGCCTCGACGAGCTTATCTACCTGGGCTTCGTCTACCACGAGCTGGGCCACGACATTACTCTGCCGGGCCTCTACGCCAACTACGGCGACACCTACTCGCTGGCCTACCTGGAGGAGGCCATTGAGGAGGACATGCCCTACCTCGCGCGCTACGACATTCACTTCTGGGACCGGACGGGAATGATATACGAGGGCTTCGCCGACGGCTGGCTGGACTTCGCGCTCTCCAACGTGGACCCTGACTACGCAGCTCTGGCGGTGTGGCTCCAGAGGGCCTGGGGCGAGTTCTGGATAGACGAGGTGCTCCAGCTCTACGGCAAGTACGCGGCAATGAGCGTCGGGAACTCCGTCCCCATTGACGACTACGTGGACGAGATGCTCGTTGACCTGAGAACCATGATTCCCCCTGAGAATGCCGGGAAGATCTACAGCGAGCGCGTCCCGGTGACCCCGCTGAGGGCCTTCGACAGGGGCGCCGTTACAGGAAAAGTCGTGGTGGTCTACGGAACGCAAAACCCAGACCCAAAGGGAACGGAATACGACAGAGAAACCGCTGAACTCATAGCCGAGAACCTCAGGATCTTCTACTCCCAGTGGAACGGGACGGTGGAGGTTTCGATCAAGGCGGACGTGAACGTCACCGACGAGGACCTGGGGTCGAACTTGGTGCTGGTTGGAGGGCCTTACTCAAACTCGCTCGTCGATGAGCTGGACGAGGACTTTCCGCTCCGCTTCGTGCCCGTGGGAGACGGCCACTGGGTCCTCGAGAAGAATCCTGGCCAGGAGGTTTACTCCTACGTTCTAACGGAGAACGATGAAGACCCAGTTATCGCGGGGGAGCTTGGGAACATCACGGGAACCGCCGTAATAATGGCTGTGATGAACCCCTACAACCCTGGAAACTACATCGTCTGGGTGGCGGGAGAGAACAGGAACCTGACGGCCCTCTTCCAGAACCCGACCTACTACCTGAGCAGCTACGAAATATGGAGTGAAAAGGGAATAGAAATTGGCTTCTACGTTCAGCCGCTGGCGTCTCCGTGA
- a CDS encoding phosphoribosyltransferase, whose translation MKKFPAYLASWDDIERWAKEGAWKILEDGWKPDVVVGLARGGWVAARLYCDYLGIKDLVSLKVEHWGVTATPDGKARLKYGTSYDLSGKKVLIVDDISDTGESLTLAKNYIEGKEPAEIKVATLLTIRGSRFKPDYYGEEIDWAWIVFPWNFVEDMINLVGNLFEEKEALTTDEIIDLFKELHGMEVPKGKLEEALRMAERRKVFKFREGAWRKA comes from the coding sequence ATGAAGAAGTTTCCGGCTTATCTCGCTTCTTGGGACGACATAGAAAGGTGGGCAAAGGAAGGCGCCTGGAAGATTCTCGAAGACGGCTGGAAGCCCGATGTCGTGGTCGGGCTCGCCAGAGGGGGCTGGGTTGCAGCGAGGCTCTACTGCGACTACCTCGGCATCAAGGACCTGGTCAGCCTCAAGGTCGAGCACTGGGGCGTTACAGCGACCCCGGACGGGAAGGCAAGGCTCAAGTACGGCACCAGCTACGACCTGAGCGGCAAGAAGGTTCTCATCGTCGACGACATCAGCGACACTGGTGAGAGCCTAACCCTAGCTAAGAACTACATCGAGGGCAAGGAACCGGCCGAGATAAAGGTTGCAACGCTCCTCACCATCAGGGGTTCGCGCTTCAAGCCCGACTACTACGGTGAGGAGATCGATTGGGCGTGGATAGTCTTCCCGTGGAACTTCGTTGAGGACATGATAAACCTCGTTGGCAACCTCTTCGAGGAGAAGGAAGCTCTAACCACCGATGAAATCATCGACCTTTTCAAGGAGCTCCACGGGATGGAAGTCCCGAAGGGCAAGCTTGAGGAAGCACTCAGAATGGCAGAGCGCAGGAAAGTTTTTAAGTTCCGCGAGGGAGCCTGGCGCAAAGCCTGA
- the cysS gene encoding cysteine--tRNA ligase, translating to MAIRVYNTLTKQKEEFRPLRDGEVRMYVCGPTVYDYTHLGHARTYVAFDVIRRYLEHHGYSVLMVMNFTDIDDKIIRRANETGEDPRKLAERFLHLFLEDMKALKVKPADVYPRVTEHMDDIIEFVRKLQEKGYAYEGSDGVYFEVQRFREYGKLSGIKLEELRKGARVEPGEGKRNPEDFALWKKAKPGEPKWSSPWGEGRPGWHIECSTMSTKYLGESFDIHGGGNDLIFPHHENEIAQTEACTGHEWVRYWLHTGFLMVNGEKMSKSLGNFVTIREMLERYDPEVIRLFILQRHYRSPLDYTEEGMEHAKNNLERLYNTLENIRVAMERADIAFKWGQEEFEAYEAIRNAREKFYSAMDDDFNTAEALKAVFEASNAVNRYLTKAEKPKESILRKALEFFRIVSEVFGIFEDYFREQRAGEEEKLIQLLIDVRAQLRKERNFALADMIRAQLREMGVQLEDTPRGTVWKRVKV from the coding sequence ATGGCTATAAGAGTGTACAACACCCTGACAAAGCAGAAGGAGGAGTTCAGGCCTTTGAGAGACGGGGAGGTCAGGATGTACGTCTGTGGGCCAACGGTTTACGATTACACTCACCTCGGCCACGCCAGAACCTACGTGGCCTTCGACGTTATCCGAAGATACCTTGAGCACCACGGCTACAGCGTTCTCATGGTTATGAACTTCACCGACATCGACGATAAAATTATCCGCAGGGCGAATGAAACCGGAGAGGATCCAAGGAAGCTTGCCGAGAGGTTCCTCCACCTCTTCCTTGAGGACATGAAGGCCCTGAAGGTCAAGCCCGCCGACGTCTATCCGCGCGTCACCGAGCACATGGACGACATTATAGAGTTCGTGAGGAAGCTCCAGGAGAAGGGCTACGCCTACGAAGGCTCTGACGGCGTTTACTTCGAGGTTCAGAGGTTCAGGGAGTACGGAAAGCTCAGCGGGATAAAGCTTGAAGAGCTCAGGAAGGGTGCAAGAGTTGAGCCCGGCGAGGGCAAGAGGAACCCCGAGGACTTCGCCCTCTGGAAGAAGGCCAAGCCGGGAGAGCCTAAATGGTCTTCACCGTGGGGCGAGGGAAGGCCCGGCTGGCACATAGAGTGCTCCACGATGAGCACCAAGTACCTCGGGGAGAGCTTTGACATCCACGGCGGCGGCAACGACCTCATCTTCCCGCACCACGAGAACGAGATAGCCCAGACCGAGGCCTGCACGGGGCACGAGTGGGTCAGGTACTGGCTCCATACCGGCTTCCTGATGGTGAACGGGGAGAAAATGAGCAAGAGTCTCGGCAACTTCGTGACTATAAGGGAAATGCTGGAGCGCTACGACCCCGAGGTCATAAGGCTCTTCATCCTCCAGAGGCACTACCGCTCACCGCTTGACTACACCGAGGAGGGCATGGAGCACGCCAAGAACAACCTCGAGAGGCTCTACAACACCCTCGAGAACATCCGCGTGGCCATGGAGAGGGCAGATATAGCATTCAAGTGGGGTCAGGAAGAGTTCGAGGCCTACGAGGCCATAAGAAACGCGAGGGAGAAGTTCTACAGTGCTATGGACGACGACTTCAACACCGCCGAAGCGTTAAAGGCGGTGTTCGAGGCAAGCAACGCGGTCAACAGGTATCTAACGAAAGCAGAAAAGCCGAAGGAGAGCATCCTCCGCAAGGCGCTGGAGTTCTTCAGGATCGTAAGCGAGGTCTTCGGCATCTTCGAGGACTACTTCAGGGAGCAGAGGGCGGGTGAGGAAGAAAAGCTAATTCAGCTCCTCATCGACGTCCGCGCCCAGCTCAGGAAGGAGCGCAACTTTGCTTTGGCCGACATGATAAGGGCCCAGCTCAGGGAGATGGGTGTTCAGCTCGAGGACACCCCGCGGGGAACGGTTTGGAAGAGAGTTAAGGTCTGA